Proteins encoded in a region of the Nicotiana tomentosiformis chromosome 9, ASM39032v3, whole genome shotgun sequence genome:
- the LOC104086928 gene encoding agamous-like MADS-box protein MADS2 isoform X1: MGRGRVELKKIENKINRQVTFAKRRNGLLKKAYELSVLCEAEVALIIFSTRGKLYEFSSTSNTLKTLERYQKCSYGTLEVKQSGRDSNEEKFYREYLKLKAKYESLQRYQRHLLGDELGPLNIDELEHLELQLDTSLKHIKSTRTQLMLDQLTDLQTKEKLWIEANKGLERKLEEIYAENNLQQSWGGGEQSGAYSQQHPQTQGFFQPLECNSTLQIGYDPASSSQITAVTSGQNINGIVPGWML; encoded by the exons ATGGGTAGGGGAAGAGTGGAACTGAAGAAGATAGAAAACAAGATTAATAGGCAAGTCACTTTTGCTAAGAGGAGAAATGGACTTCTCAAGAAAGCATATGAACTCTCTGTCCTTTGTGAAGCTGAAGTTGCTCTCATCATTTTCTCTACCCGTGGAAAGCTTTATGAGTTCTCTAGCACCTCCAA CACCCTCAAAACCCTTGAAAGGTACCAAAAATGCAGCTACGGGACGTTAGAAGTCAAACAATCTGGCAGAGATTCAAATGAG GAAAAGTTCTATAGGGAGTACTTAAAGCTTAAAGCCAAATATGAGTCCCTGCAGCGATATCAACG ACACCTTCTTGGGGATGAACTGGGCCCTCTAAACATAGATGAGCTTGAGCACCTTGAACTTCAGCTGGATACTTCCCTCAAACATATAAAATCCACCAGG ACACAGTTGATGCTTGACCAGCTTACTGATCTTCAAACTAAG GAGAAGTTGTGGATTGAAGCAAACAAGGGTCTTGAAAGAAAG CTGGAAGAAATTTATGCTGAGAACAACCTTCAACAATCATGGGGAGGTGGTGAGCAAAGTGGCGCTTACAGCCAGCAGCATCCTCAAACTCAGGGTTTTTTCCAACCTCTAGAATGCAACTCCACTTTGCAAATAGG GTATGATCCAGCAAGTTCAAGCCAAATAACAGCTGTAACCAGTGGCCAGAACATCAATGGCATAGTCCCAGGTTGGATGCTGTGA
- the LOC104086928 gene encoding agamous-like MADS-box protein MADS2 isoform X3, whose translation MGRGRVELKKIENKINRQVTFAKRRNGLLKKAYELSVLCEAEVALIIFSTRGKLYEFSSTSNTLKTLERYQKCSYGTLEVKQSGRDSNEEKFYREYLKLKAKYESLQRYQRHLLGDELGPLNIDELEHLELQLDTSLKHIKSTREKLWIEANKGLERKLEEIYAENNLQQSWGGGEQSGAYSQQHPQTQGFFQPLECNSTLQIGYDPASSSQITAVTSGQNINGIVPGWML comes from the exons ATGGGTAGGGGAAGAGTGGAACTGAAGAAGATAGAAAACAAGATTAATAGGCAAGTCACTTTTGCTAAGAGGAGAAATGGACTTCTCAAGAAAGCATATGAACTCTCTGTCCTTTGTGAAGCTGAAGTTGCTCTCATCATTTTCTCTACCCGTGGAAAGCTTTATGAGTTCTCTAGCACCTCCAA CACCCTCAAAACCCTTGAAAGGTACCAAAAATGCAGCTACGGGACGTTAGAAGTCAAACAATCTGGCAGAGATTCAAATGAG GAAAAGTTCTATAGGGAGTACTTAAAGCTTAAAGCCAAATATGAGTCCCTGCAGCGATATCAACG ACACCTTCTTGGGGATGAACTGGGCCCTCTAAACATAGATGAGCTTGAGCACCTTGAACTTCAGCTGGATACTTCCCTCAAACATATAAAATCCACCAGG GAGAAGTTGTGGATTGAAGCAAACAAGGGTCTTGAAAGAAAG CTGGAAGAAATTTATGCTGAGAACAACCTTCAACAATCATGGGGAGGTGGTGAGCAAAGTGGCGCTTACAGCCAGCAGCATCCTCAAACTCAGGGTTTTTTCCAACCTCTAGAATGCAACTCCACTTTGCAAATAGG GTATGATCCAGCAAGTTCAAGCCAAATAACAGCTGTAACCAGTGGCCAGAACATCAATGGCATAGTCCCAGGTTGGATGCTGTGA
- the LOC104086928 gene encoding agamous-like MADS-box protein MADS2 isoform X2 → MGRGRVELKKIENKINRQVTFAKRRNGLLKKAYELSVLCEAEVALIIFSTRGKLYEFSSTSNTLKTLERYQKCSYGTLEVKQSGRDSNEEKFYREYLKLKAKYESLQRYQRHLLGDELGPLNIDELEHLELQLDTSLKHIKSTRTQLMLDQLTDLQTKLEEIYAENNLQQSWGGGEQSGAYSQQHPQTQGFFQPLECNSTLQIGYDPASSSQITAVTSGQNINGIVPGWML, encoded by the exons ATGGGTAGGGGAAGAGTGGAACTGAAGAAGATAGAAAACAAGATTAATAGGCAAGTCACTTTTGCTAAGAGGAGAAATGGACTTCTCAAGAAAGCATATGAACTCTCTGTCCTTTGTGAAGCTGAAGTTGCTCTCATCATTTTCTCTACCCGTGGAAAGCTTTATGAGTTCTCTAGCACCTCCAA CACCCTCAAAACCCTTGAAAGGTACCAAAAATGCAGCTACGGGACGTTAGAAGTCAAACAATCTGGCAGAGATTCAAATGAG GAAAAGTTCTATAGGGAGTACTTAAAGCTTAAAGCCAAATATGAGTCCCTGCAGCGATATCAACG ACACCTTCTTGGGGATGAACTGGGCCCTCTAAACATAGATGAGCTTGAGCACCTTGAACTTCAGCTGGATACTTCCCTCAAACATATAAAATCCACCAGG ACACAGTTGATGCTTGACCAGCTTACTGATCTTCAAACTAAG CTGGAAGAAATTTATGCTGAGAACAACCTTCAACAATCATGGGGAGGTGGTGAGCAAAGTGGCGCTTACAGCCAGCAGCATCCTCAAACTCAGGGTTTTTTCCAACCTCTAGAATGCAACTCCACTTTGCAAATAGG GTATGATCCAGCAAGTTCAAGCCAAATAACAGCTGTAACCAGTGGCCAGAACATCAATGGCATAGTCCCAGGTTGGATGCTGTGA